The Desulfatiglans sp. genome window below encodes:
- a CDS encoding FAD-dependent oxidoreductase produces MFTKYPHLFQLIKVGNLTLKNRITSAPIYNFLASYDNHITRESIEFSKPCGKGGAATVTLGSGFINRALPPAAHHIIGMNDDFMVVFLSEWCEAVKRYGAKACVELVPIASYFGTHEVESSVGIPMEIDCNLLTERELKDFIEDYAKAAGTVLKAGGDMALIHGAHCQLPALLFSKVFNKRTDQYGPQSFENRCRFAVELLEAIRKEVGNRLSIEYRISAIDMVPGSPAIEEVIEFAKVIENKIDLLHVSRGNLAINKLTPYILPPTYMDHNINIEYASRFKKALNIPVSAVGAVTFEEADKAIADGKVDMVALGRQLLADPDTVNKLERGQEKDIRPCIRCNTCISRSHFVMKPPRCAVNPILGRELDYQYMPLPMRKKRVIVTGGGPAGLEAARTLAMRGHNVIIFEKSERLGGLLCEASDAPFKGDLLRYLDWSIRMIKKLNNIDVRLKTEATPEIIKKENPDALIIAIGAVPYIPELSFWKKPRVLYAGDIEKGRDHIGTKILIAGAGLTGCETALKYAKEGKAVTVIDALSKEKLGLGTSPMNAYYLFDLLEKHGVVLLPETKLIDVTADNVIVEKGDKQERLEFDTVILALGYKQNGNYDMINGLKEAVAESYVVGDSNGSDGALWNAITSAYDAAMAI; encoded by the coding sequence ATGTTTACAAAATACCCTCATCTGTTTCAGCTAATAAAGGTAGGAAACCTGACACTTAAAAACCGGATCACGAGCGCCCCTATATATAATTTTCTGGCCTCATATGATAATCATATCACAAGGGAGAGCATCGAGTTTTCAAAGCCCTGCGGAAAGGGCGGGGCTGCAACTGTTACACTTGGGAGCGGATTTATAAACAGGGCGCTCCCCCCTGCGGCACACCATATTATAGGCATGAATGATGATTTCATGGTGGTGTTTCTCTCGGAATGGTGTGAGGCGGTAAAGCGTTATGGCGCAAAGGCATGTGTGGAACTGGTGCCCATTGCATCATACTTTGGCACCCACGAGGTGGAAAGCTCTGTGGGCATACCCATGGAGATAGACTGTAACCTCCTCACAGAAAGGGAACTTAAGGATTTTATAGAGGACTATGCAAAGGCGGCAGGCACTGTTCTTAAGGCGGGAGGTGATATGGCGCTGATCCATGGCGCACACTGTCAGCTTCCGGCGCTTCTATTTTCAAAGGTGTTTAATAAACGCACAGATCAATACGGCCCCCAGTCATTTGAGAACAGGTGCAGGTTTGCTGTTGAGCTTCTTGAGGCGATCAGAAAAGAGGTAGGGAACAGGCTTTCCATAGAATACCGCATAAGCGCAATAGACATGGTTCCGGGATCGCCTGCGATAGAGGAGGTTATAGAGTTTGCAAAGGTAATAGAGAACAAAATAGACCTGCTCCATGTATCAAGGGGTAATCTCGCCATTAATAAGCTTACGCCCTATATCCTTCCGCCCACATATATGGATCACAATATCAATATAGAATATGCCAGCCGGTTCAAAAAGGCGCTTAATATTCCTGTAAGCGCGGTGGGGGCCGTCACATTTGAAGAGGCGGATAAAGCCATAGCAGATGGGAAGGTCGATATGGTTGCCCTTGGACGCCAGCTCCTTGCTGACCCCGATACGGTCAATAAGCTTGAGCGGGGTCAGGAGAAAGATATTCGCCCATGCATACGTTGTAATACCTGTATCAGCAGGAGCCATTTTGTAATGAAGCCCCCAAGGTGCGCAGTTAACCCGATCCTTGGCCGAGAGCTGGATTACCAGTACATGCCTCTCCCCATGAGAAAAAAGAGGGTAATAGTAACTGGCGGAGGGCCTGCCGGGCTTGAGGCAGCAAGGACCCTGGCTATGCGTGGACATAATGTGATCATTTTTGAAAAGAGTGAAAGGCTGGGCGGGCTTTTATGTGAGGCATCAGATGCGCCTTTTAAGGGTGATCTGCTAAGGTACCTTGATTGGTCAATACGAATGATAAAAAAGTTGAATAATATAGATGTGCGGCTTAAAACAGAGGCAACCCCGGAGATCATCAAAAAAGAAAACCCTGACGCCCTTATAATAGCCATCGGTGCAGTACCATATATACCGGAACTATCTTTCTGGAAAAAACCCAGGGTTTTATATGCTGGGGATATTGAAAAGGGCAGGGACCATATTGGTACCAAAATACTGATAGCTGGGGCAGGGCTTACAGGGTGTGAAACCGCGCTAAAATATGCAAAAGAGGGAAAGGCGGTTACAGTTATAGATGCCCTTTCAAAGGAGAAACTTGGTCTGGGTACTTCACCCATGAACGCATACTATCTGTTTGATTTACTTGAAAAACATGGGGTAGTCCTTTTGCCTGAAACAAAGCTGATTGATGTTACTGCTGATAATGTTATTGTGGAAAAGGGGGATAAACAGGAAAGACTTGAATTTGATACAGTAATACTTGCCCTAGGTTACAAACAGAATGGAAATTATGATATGATAAATGGGCTGAAAGAGGCTGTGGCAGAGAGCTATGTTGTGGGCGACAGTAACGGCAGCGATGGTGCCTTATGGAATGCCATAACCAGCGCATATGATGCAGCAATGGCTATATAG
- a CDS encoding NimC/NimA family protein, with translation MQEVYDFLKKCGTYYLATTEGDQPRVRPFGTYLIFEGKLYIQTGKVKGVSKQMKANPKIEICAFSGDAWVRIEAIAVEDDRLAPKKAMLDAYPQLQAMYKADDPNTQVLYLKNATATFASFGGAPKVVKF, from the coding sequence ATGCAGGAAGTATATGATTTTTTAAAGAAATGTGGCACTTATTATCTCGCAACAACAGAAGGTGATCAGCCCAGGGTTCGCCCGTTCGGCACATACCTGATCTTTGAGGGCAAGCTCTATATACAGACCGGTAAGGTCAAGGGTGTTTCAAAACAGATGAAGGCAAACCCCAAGATAGAGATATGCGCATTTTCAGGTGACGCATGGGTACGTATTGAGGCTATAGCTGTTGAAGATGACAGGCTTGCACCGAAAAAGGCCATGCTTGATGCATATCCCCAGTTGCAGGCCATGTACAAGGCCGATGACCCCAATACCCAGGTGCTCTATCTGAAGAACGCCACAGCCACATTCGCCTCATTTGGCGGTGCTCCAAAGGTAGTAAAGTTTTAA
- a CDS encoding tetratricopeptide repeat protein: MKSLTKILLTTLVLAFFSTTAFGQHELYNSLNKRMGILYKGGKIMEAIATAQEVVKVAEETFGKNHAFYSASLENLALLYVADGKNDKAADLYEQSFGVREGLVGKNDPKLKDVLEKLQKCYEAMKANDKVENTKARMASLQS, from the coding sequence ATGAAATCATTAACAAAAATATTACTTACAACTTTAGTGCTGGCATTCTTTTCAACTACTGCTTTTGGACAGCACGAACTCTACAACAGCTTGAACAAAAGAATGGGAATACTGTATAAAGGCGGAAAGATCATGGAAGCTATTGCTACCGCTCAGGAAGTTGTAAAGGTTGCAGAAGAGACATTTGGAAAAAACCATGCTTTTTATTCAGCATCACTTGAAAACCTTGCACTTCTCTATGTTGCAGATGGGAAAAATGACAAGGCTGCTGATTTATATGAGCAGTCATTTGGAGTGAGAGAAGGTCTGGTTGGGAAAAATGATCCAAAGCTTAAAGATGTACTTGAGAAATTACAGAAATGCTATGAGGCAATGAAGGCGAACGATAAGGTTGAAAATACAAAAGCCAGGATGGCAAGCCTTCAGAGCTAG
- a CDS encoding flavodoxin family protein, producing MGRKIVIVHGGPRKMGNTRAITKIAIESAREHGAKVDEIDAINLTFKAPGCIACFKCQESDQYKCIIDDEVAAKVAALPLYDVITLSAPIYWWSYPAQLKIFIDRIFSLVKLQGNEHRSALSGKTMALIATGGGELENNLNLLEAQWRNPADMMGCKFISSLFPDVLPEEGFLTKNPDAVKKAKEFGRLLAMA from the coding sequence ATGGGTAGAAAAATAGTAATTGTTCATGGGGGGCCTCGGAAGATGGGTAATACAAGGGCCATTACAAAAATAGCAATCGAATCAGCAAGGGAACATGGCGCTAAAGTTGATGAGATAGATGCCATTAATCTAACATTCAAGGCACCCGGATGTATTGCGTGTTTCAAGTGCCAGGAATCAGATCAGTATAAATGCATTATCGATGACGAGGTTGCTGCAAAGGTGGCTGCGCTCCCTTTATATGACGTGATTACACTCTCTGCTCCGATCTACTGGTGGAGTTACCCAGCCCAGTTGAAGATATTCATAGACCGCATATTTTCACTTGTAAAGCTGCAAGGGAATGAGCACAGGTCCGCGTTGAGCGGTAAAACAATGGCCCTCATTGCCACAGGAGGAGGGGAGCTTGAGAATAACCTCAATCTCCTTGAGGCCCAGTGGCGCAACCCGGCTGATATGATGGGGTGTAAATTCATATCCTCTCTTTTTCCTGATGTTTTACCGGAAGAGGGATTTCTTACCAAAAATCCCGATGCGGTTAAAAAGGCCAAAGAGTTTGGACGGCTGCTTGCTATGGCTTGA
- a CDS encoding nucleotide sugar dehydrogenase — MEYSISPEGEKFKIPSDEDYKKEYDKLVKIAEEQKKQGREIVVVMGLGFVGAVMAGVVADSVDKKTGEPKKFVIGMQRPSPRSFWKIPLFNRGVSPVKAEDPEVAPMIARCVNDKKTMIATYTYDALKLADVLVVDVQCDYMKQSLGDLKTGHAEITALEESFKIIGEKINPNCLVLIETTVPPGTTEYVAYPHIKKAFRNRGIDAEPLLSHSYERVMPGKNYVSSVRDFWRVCSGINMESREKVTQFLSDVLNVEKFPLTVLDKPIESETCKIVENSYRATILAFMDEWSQFAETNGVDLIKVINAIKIRPTHNNMIFPGPGIGGYCLPKDGGLGLWAYKHLMGFENDIFKITPEAININDTRALRAAQLARDALRNMGKIVAASKIAVLGASYREDVGDTRYSGSEIIVRKLTEMGAEVLAHDPYVDHWWELENQDTYPAVGASWSRFFRNQEHMTEFRMSKSMEEAVKNADCIILAVRHHEYLNLKPEDLVKMAGGPIAVVDCFGILNDEKIERYFELGCEVKGLGRGHINRIKEKVRKQKMAK; from the coding sequence ATGGAATATTCAATAAGCCCTGAAGGTGAAAAGTTTAAAATACCTTCAGATGAGGATTATAAAAAGGAATATGATAAACTGGTAAAGATTGCAGAGGAACAGAAAAAGCAGGGTCGCGAGATAGTTGTTGTCATGGGGCTTGGTTTTGTTGGCGCTGTTATGGCTGGCGTTGTAGCCGATTCTGTTGATAAAAAAACAGGCGAACCAAAAAAGTTTGTTATTGGTATGCAGAGGCCCAGCCCGAGGAGCTTCTGGAAGATTCCGCTTTTTAACAGGGGCGTATCACCTGTAAAGGCAGAAGACCCTGAAGTGGCGCCCATGATAGCCCGCTGTGTAAACGACAAAAAGACCATGATTGCCACGTATACCTATGATGCCCTGAAACTTGCTGATGTGCTTGTGGTTGATGTGCAGTGCGACTATATGAAACAGAGCCTGGGTGATCTCAAAACAGGACACGCTGAAATCACTGCACTTGAAGAGAGCTTCAAAATAATCGGTGAAAAGATTAACCCGAATTGTCTTGTGCTTATTGAAACAACAGTGCCTCCGGGAACCACCGAATATGTAGCCTATCCCCATATCAAAAAGGCGTTCAGAAACAGGGGTATTGATGCTGAACCGCTTCTCTCTCACAGCTATGAAAGGGTTATGCCCGGTAAGAATTATGTAAGTTCAGTAAGGGATTTCTGGCGTGTATGCAGCGGCATAAACATGGAAAGCAGGGAAAAGGTGACTCAGTTTCTGTCTGATGTACTCAATGTTGAAAAATTCCCCCTCACAGTTCTTGATAAACCAATAGAAAGTGAGACCTGCAAGATCGTGGAAAACAGTTACAGGGCGACTATACTTGCCTTTATGGATGAATGGAGCCAGTTTGCCGAGACAAACGGGGTTGACCTCATCAAGGTGATAAATGCCATAAAGATCAGGCCTACCCATAATAATATGATATTCCCCGGCCCCGGTATCGGAGGCTATTGCCTTCCAAAGGATGGCGGGCTTGGTCTATGGGCCTATAAACATCTTATGGGTTTTGAAAATGATATCTTCAAGATCACACCTGAGGCTATCAATATTAATGACACAAGGGCCCTGCGTGCTGCCCAGCTTGCGCGTGATGCCTTAAGAAACATGGGAAAGATCGTCGCAGCATCCAAAATCGCTGTATTGGGGGCATCATACCGGGAGGATGTGGGTGATACCAGATACAGCGGTTCAGAGATCATTGTAAGGAAGCTTACTGAAATGGGGGCAGAGGTACTTGCCCATGACCCCTATGTTGACCACTGGTGGGAACTTGAAAACCAGGACACATATCCGGCTGTTGGTGCAAGCTGGTCAAGATTTTTCAGGAACCAGGAACATATGACCGAATTCAGGATGTCTAAATCTATGGAAGAGGCAGTTAAAAATGCAGACTGTATTATACTGGCTGTAAGACATCATGAATATCTCAACCTTAAGCCGGAGGATCTGGTTAAGATGGCTGGCGGCCCAATAGCAGTGGTAGACTGCTTTGGAATATTGAATGATGAAAAGATCGAGAGATATTTTGAGCTTGGGTGCGAGGTCAAAGGGCTTGGCAGGGGCCATATAAACCGGATAAAGGAAAAGGTGCGTAAACAGAAGATGGCAAAATAA
- a CDS encoding tetratricopeptide repeat protein translates to MEKKERIILVTTVSVFFCLLTLLIILAIGSDKTGFVNPEAPVKNEAEINIDSELKKIEILIKMGFENADIYYNRGWIYSWVGRNDLAIKDYSSALELDNQYVDAYFNRGLIYMKEKNYPEAISDFTDVIKSDPTMSDAFCNRGNAYLKTGKVEQALEDYTKAISLNDKDPDLYYNRAFVYRALGRLKDADTDLEKAEALGLKTEKLKRQ, encoded by the coding sequence TTGGAAAAAAAAGAGAGAATAATACTGGTAACAACAGTCTCTGTTTTTTTCTGTCTGTTAACCCTGCTGATCATACTTGCAATTGGCTCAGATAAAACGGGTTTTGTCAATCCAGAGGCACCTGTTAAGAATGAAGCTGAAATCAATATCGATTCAGAGTTAAAAAAGATAGAGATATTGATTAAAATGGGCTTTGAAAATGCTGACATATACTATAACCGCGGCTGGATTTACAGCTGGGTGGGGCGGAATGATCTGGCAATAAAGGATTATTCCAGCGCACTTGAGCTGGATAATCAATATGTCGATGCCTATTTTAACAGGGGACTAATATACATGAAGGAAAAAAATTACCCTGAAGCGATCTCTGATTTCACTGATGTTATAAAATCAGACCCTACGATGTCTGATGCCTTTTGTAACAGGGGTAATGCCTATTTGAAAACAGGCAAGGTTGAACAGGCCCTGGAGGATTACACAAAGGCAATCAGCTTAAATGATAAAGACCCTGACCTTTATTATAACAGGGCCTTTGTATACAGGGCCCTGGGGCGTTTAAAGGATGCAGATACTGATTTGGAAAAGGCTGAGGCGCTTGGACTTAAGACCGAAAAGTTAAAAAGACAATGA
- a CDS encoding FAD-dependent oxidoreductase: MHKKNISVAIIGAGASGTILAHQILEKASLISDAGVKIYLIEKDGDHGPGLAYSTPLPAHILNMRADTLGVINGDPLHFVKWLEGYDSKSKASWVDINYPPRNVYGEYLRAVLDLTIKKAGSCSCSIEIISGEAVDVDNNGRAFCVRMAVGGVIDAENVVLAPGNFPGAFLSELKETKGYIPYPWPVSDITDNIPRDKPVCILGAGLSAIDTLITLLENGHTEKITFLSRNGLLPKVQGPAFDYQLKYVNKENIDRLLSESDDNSISFDQVKRLYMDEVEGAAGNKINWLDVFNPQGAADQILEMDISRAESGVIPYQAALTSSGPLTGYIWNSMSIDDRMRFDREYKTVWAVYRHPMPLINAKKILKALRSGQLDIQQGRTSIRPGSKGGFEIDVTTRLGVPFVLKAPCIINATGQETDITKFESILIKRLIKKGSIFPHPNGGIYVDFYTSVVKEKSGKGIHGLYALGEITRGVHFFTNGVVPNMVSSGRISDSILGENWC; the protein is encoded by the coding sequence ATGCATAAAAAGAATATCTCAGTTGCAATAATAGGGGCAGGCGCAAGCGGAACCATACTTGCTCATCAGATACTTGAAAAGGCATCTCTTATATCTGATGCTGGAGTAAAAATATATCTGATAGAAAAAGATGGTGATCACGGGCCAGGTCTTGCCTATAGTACCCCTCTGCCAGCCCATATCTTGAACATGAGAGCAGATACCCTGGGGGTGATAAATGGTGACCCACTGCATTTTGTTAAATGGCTTGAAGGTTATGATAGTAAATCAAAGGCATCATGGGTAGATATTAACTATCCTCCCAGAAATGTTTACGGGGAATATCTCAGGGCAGTGCTTGACCTGACTATAAAAAAGGCAGGCTCATGCAGCTGTTCAATAGAAATTATTTCAGGCGAGGCGGTTGATGTTGATAATAATGGCAGGGCTTTCTGTGTGAGAATGGCAGTTGGGGGTGTAATAGACGCAGAAAATGTTGTTTTAGCCCCTGGTAATTTCCCTGGAGCTTTTCTATCGGAACTGAAGGAGACGAAGGGGTATATTCCTTACCCCTGGCCTGTATCTGATATTACAGATAATATCCCCAGGGATAAACCTGTGTGCATTCTGGGGGCAGGGCTGAGTGCTATTGATACCCTGATTACCCTTCTTGAAAACGGGCACACAGAGAAAATCACATTTTTATCAAGGAATGGCCTTTTACCAAAGGTACAGGGGCCAGCCTTTGACTACCAGCTTAAATATGTGAATAAAGAAAATATAGATAGATTACTTTCCGAATCAGATGATAACAGCATCTCATTTGATCAGGTAAAGAGACTTTATATGGATGAGGTGGAGGGTGCTGCAGGTAATAAGATCAATTGGCTGGATGTCTTTAATCCCCAGGGGGCTGCTGACCAGATCCTTGAGATGGATATCTCAAGGGCAGAATCAGGTGTTATCCCATATCAGGCAGCACTGACATCATCAGGGCCTCTCACAGGGTACATCTGGAACAGCATGTCTATTGATGACAGGATGCGGTTTGACAGGGAATACAAAACAGTATGGGCAGTCTACAGACACCCCATGCCTTTAATAAATGCAAAAAAGATTTTAAAAGCCCTGAGGTCGGGTCAGCTTGATATTCAGCAGGGGCGTACCAGTATCAGGCCAGGGAGTAAAGGCGGTTTTGAAATAGATGTCACAACCAGGCTGGGTGTCCCTTTTGTATTAAAGGCCCCCTGTATTATCAATGCAACAGGCCAGGAGACAGACATTACAAAATTTGAAAGTATCCTGATAAAAAGGCTCATCAAAAAAGGTTCTATATTCCCCCATCCTAATGGTGGAATATATGTTGATTTTTACACTTCAGTTGTAAAAGAAAAAAGCGGAAAGGGTATCCATGGTTTATATGCACTTGGTGAGATAACCAGGGGGGTGCATTTTTTTACAAATGGGGTTGTCCCTAATATGGTCAGCTCTGGCCGGATTTCTGACAGCATACTGGGGGAAAATTGGTGTTAA
- a CDS encoding M48 family metalloprotease, whose translation MPPKRIKNRFYITLLVALSTLIQISTINALTLAEEEKKGEEFALAIKQQLEVVNDPFIDHYINDLGNYLLQSVETRHFKYRFYAVKNEEINAFAGPGGHIVVNTGLIRVMDEIDELTAVMCHEIAHVSNRHISQQYDQSTKLTAASMLGMLAGILVGGEASGAVMMGSMAAVQQKQLAYSRDAERQADQAGFKYALEAGFDPAAIKRVHKKLQAGHWGVNEVPAYLLTHPIGPERIANIESILKNPYVVVSKKEGQVFRELYPIFRTVIMAKYEQREEMTNYFSFELAKNPESPLANLGMGIILKEKGEYKGSITHLEKAVKTLTDPAPAISYLSEAYQSNGDTDKAVSILKEAINKNADDKISLLTLTTIYENAGDFDKTIDIYERLKLLKPVEDYVFYSLGYSYGKINRLGHAHYNFGLFHEQSKNIREAYFHYMEAKREAGDDLDLMKKIDESISRIDEEYKKLKKKDNSFFQPGNR comes from the coding sequence ATGCCCCCAAAAAGGATAAAAAATAGGTTTTATATTACGCTGCTTGTTGCCCTTTCTACGCTTATACAAATCAGCACCATAAATGCTCTCACCCTCGCAGAGGAAGAAAAGAAAGGGGAGGAATTTGCCCTTGCCATAAAGCAGCAGCTTGAGGTAGTAAATGACCCCTTTATTGATCACTACATTAATGATCTGGGCAATTACCTGCTCCAATCCGTTGAAACAAGGCACTTTAAATACCGGTTCTATGCGGTAAAGAATGAAGAAATAAATGCTTTTGCAGGCCCAGGGGGGCATATCGTTGTTAATACCGGTCTCATAAGGGTAATGGATGAGATCGATGAACTTACAGCGGTTATGTGCCACGAAATAGCGCACGTTTCAAACCGCCATATATCCCAACAGTATGATCAATCTACGAAACTTACAGCTGCCTCTATGCTGGGAATGCTTGCTGGTATACTTGTTGGCGGGGAGGCATCAGGGGCTGTTATGATGGGCTCTATGGCTGCTGTGCAACAGAAACAGCTTGCTTACAGCAGAGATGCAGAGCGCCAGGCAGATCAGGCAGGGTTCAAGTATGCACTTGAAGCTGGTTTTGACCCTGCAGCAATAAAAAGGGTACATAAAAAACTACAGGCAGGACACTGGGGGGTTAACGAAGTCCCTGCATATCTGCTTACACATCCCATTGGGCCTGAAAGGATAGCAAACATAGAATCCATTCTTAAAAACCCCTATGTGGTTGTATCAAAAAAAGAAGGTCAGGTATTCAGAGAGCTGTACCCGATCTTCAGGACAGTAATCATGGCAAAATATGAACAAAGGGAAGAGATGACCAATTATTTTTCATTTGAGCTTGCAAAAAACCCTGAATCGCCACTTGCCAACCTCGGAATGGGAATAATCCTCAAAGAAAAAGGAGAGTATAAAGGTTCAATAACCCATCTTGAAAAGGCAGTAAAGACTCTTACTGATCCAGCTCCTGCCATAAGCTACCTGAGTGAAGCATACCAGTCGAATGGTGATACAGATAAGGCCGTTTCAATACTGAAGGAGGCCATAAATAAAAATGCGGATGACAAGATAAGCCTTTTGACATTGACAACTATATATGAAAATGCCGGAGACTTTGATAAAACAATTGATATTTATGAAAGGCTCAAATTACTTAAGCCTGTTGAGGATTATGTCTTTTACAGCCTCGGGTATTCCTATGGCAAGATAAACAGGCTGGGACATGCCCACTATAATTTTGGTCTTTTTCATGAACAATCAAAAAATATCAGAGAGGCATATTTCCATTATATGGAGGCAAAAAGGGAAGCAGGTGACGACCTTGACCTGATGAAAAAGATTGATGAATCTATCAGTCGTATTGATGAAGAATATAAAAAATTAAAGAAAAAGGATAATTCATTTTTCCAACCAGGTAACCGGTAG
- the rsfS gene encoding ribosome silencing factor, protein MKSLDKALLAADIIMERKAVDPVLFNIGGMTSFADFFLIAGGNSTRQVQSIGRHLIEKMREHGLKAYGTEGENEGQWILMDYGDLIIHLFYEPVRAFYDLEGLWMEAPRIELKNNAPKKDKK, encoded by the coding sequence ATGAAGTCTCTTGACAAAGCGCTGCTTGCAGCAGATATTATCATGGAAAGAAAGGCGGTTGACCCGGTTCTGTTTAATATTGGCGGAATGACCTCCTTTGCTGATTTTTTTCTTATTGCCGGAGGTAATTCCACAAGGCAGGTACAATCAATAGGCCGTCACCTGATTGAAAAGATGAGGGAACATGGCTTAAAGGCTTACGGGACAGAAGGGGAAAACGAAGGCCAATGGATACTGATGGATTATGGTGACCTTATTATCCACCTTTTTTATGAGCCTGTCAGAGCCTTCTATGACCTGGAAGGTCTCTGGATGGAGGCTCCAAGGATAGAGTTAAAAAACAATGCCCCCAAAAAGGATAAAAAATAG
- the nadD gene encoding nicotinate (nicotinamide) nucleotide adenylyltransferase yields the protein MRLGILGGTFDPIHFGHLRLAEEMCEEFALSKVLLIPCAQPPHKDESVITPYSERLEMTKIAVSYSSYLEASDIEGRRKGPSYSIETINIIMNLYGADLELFFILGIDTFKEITTWKEYEELFKLTSFAVIDRPGTQKCEISSFIESLGLDFKKGNTDDLFVNTSGCSIYFKKSTLMDISSTKIRQNIKTGRSINFMVPERVKEYILRKGLYK from the coding sequence TTGAGGCTCGGCATACTTGGAGGGACATTTGATCCGATTCATTTCGGGCATCTCAGGCTGGCAGAAGAGATGTGCGAAGAATTTGCGTTGTCAAAGGTACTCCTGATCCCGTGCGCACAGCCGCCTCATAAGGATGAAAGCGTTATAACCCCTTATTCTGAACGTCTTGAGATGACAAAAATTGCGGTTTCATATTCCAGTTACCTTGAGGCAAGCGATATTGAAGGCAGGAGAAAGGGGCCCTCATATTCTATTGAGACAATCAATATAATTATGAATTTATACGGTGCTGATTTAGAACTGTTTTTTATACTGGGGATCGATACATTTAAAGAGATAACCACCTGGAAGGAATATGAAGAGCTCTTTAAACTGACCAGCTTTGCAGTTATAGACAGGCCTGGCACACAGAAGTGTGAAATCAGCAGTTTTATAGAGTCTCTTGGGTTGGATTTTAAAAAGGGCAACACCGATGATTTATTCGTAAATACCAGTGGCTGCTCGATCTATTTTAAAAAATCAACACTAATGGATATCTCTTCAACAAAAATAAGGCAGAATATAAAAACTGGCAGATCAATAAATTTTATGGTACCTGAAAGGGTAAAAGAATACATCTTAAGGAAAGGTTTATATAAATAA